A stretch of the Ctenopharyngodon idella isolate HZGC_01 chromosome 14, HZGC01, whole genome shotgun sequence genome encodes the following:
- the ube2ka gene encoding ubiquitin-conjugating enzyme E2Ka (UBC1 homolog, yeast) isoform X2, with the protein MNSMANIAVQRIKREFKEVLKSEETSKNQIKVDLVDENFTELRGEIAGPPDTPYEGGRYQLEIKIPETYPFNPPKVRFITKIWHPNISSVTGAICLDILKDQWAAAMTLRTVLLSLQALLAAAEPDDPQDAVVANQNAVIVALSSKSWDVETATELLLSN; encoded by the exons ATGAACAGCATGGCCAACATCGCGGTTCAGCGGATCAAACGGGAGTTTAAAGAGGTTCTGAAAAGTGAAGAG ACGAGTAAAAACCAGATCAAGGTGGATTTAGTGGATGAGAATTTTACAGAACTGCGGGGGGAAATCGCAGGACCGCCAGACACACCTTATGAAG GTGGCAGATATCAGCTAGAAATTAAAATTCCAGAGACGTATCCATTTAATCCACCAAAG GTTCGGTTTATAACGAAGATCTGGCATCCCAACATCAGCTCGGTAACAGGTGCCATTTGCTTGGACATCCTGAAGGACCAGTG ggCGGCAGCCATGACCCTCCGAACAGTGTTACTGTCACTACAGGCTCTTCTGGCCGCGGCTGAACCAGATGATCCACAGGACGCAGTAGTCGCCAATCAG AACGCAGTAATAGTGGCGCTGTCATCGAAATCATGGGACGTGGAGACGGCGACAGAACTGCTGCTCAGCAACTGA
- the ube2ka gene encoding ubiquitin-conjugating enzyme E2Ka (UBC1 homolog, yeast) isoform X1 encodes MNSMANIAVQRIKREFKEVLKSEETSKNQIKVDLVDENFTELRGEIAGPPDTPYEGGRYQLEIKIPETYPFNPPKVRFITKIWHPNISSVTGAICLDILKDQWAAAMTLRTVLLSLQALLAAAEPDDPQDAVVANQYKQNPEMFKQTARLWSHVYAGAPVSSPDYTRKIDKLCSMGFEKNAVIVALSSKSWDVETATELLLSN; translated from the exons ATGAACAGCATGGCCAACATCGCGGTTCAGCGGATCAAACGGGAGTTTAAAGAGGTTCTGAAAAGTGAAGAG ACGAGTAAAAACCAGATCAAGGTGGATTTAGTGGATGAGAATTTTACAGAACTGCGGGGGGAAATCGCAGGACCGCCAGACACACCTTATGAAG GTGGCAGATATCAGCTAGAAATTAAAATTCCAGAGACGTATCCATTTAATCCACCAAAG GTTCGGTTTATAACGAAGATCTGGCATCCCAACATCAGCTCGGTAACAGGTGCCATTTGCTTGGACATCCTGAAGGACCAGTG ggCGGCAGCCATGACCCTCCGAACAGTGTTACTGTCACTACAGGCTCTTCTGGCCGCGGCTGAACCAGATGATCCACAGGACGCAGTAGTCGCCAATCAG TATAAACAGAACCCAGAGATGTTCAAACAGACGGCTCGACTCTGGTCACATGTTTACGCAGGAGCTCCCGTCTCCAGCCCGGACTACACACGCAAAATAGACAAACTCTGCTCTATGGGCTTTGAGAAA AACGCAGTAATAGTGGCGCTGTCATCGAAATCATGGGACGTGGAGACGGCGACAGAACTGCTGCTCAGCAACTGA